The following proteins are encoded in a genomic region of Glycine max cultivar Williams 82 chromosome 18, Glycine_max_v4.0, whole genome shotgun sequence:
- the LOC100781134 gene encoding zinc finger protein ZAT11 → MKREREVDSLTMANCLMLLSRGSEFEATYSSTSMSNRVFECKTCNRQFPSFQALGGHRASHKKPRLMAGDIEGQLLHDSPPKPKTHECSICGLEFAIGQALGGHMRRHRAANLNGNVHNSTATSSSSGGSSFDSSPKKKADNKRVLVLDLNLTPFENDLEFLKIGKPTTFVDYLY, encoded by the coding sequence atgaagagagaaagagaggttGATAGCTTAACCATGGCGAATTGTTTGATGTTGCTTTCTCGTGGAAGTGAATTTGAGGCCACCTACTCAAGCACTTCTATGAGCAATCGTGTCTTTGAGTGCAAGACATGTAATAGGCAATTCCCTTCATTTCAAGCACTTGGTGGCCACAGGGCTAGCCACAAAAAGCCTAGGTTGATGGCAGGAGATATCGAAGGCCAATTGCTTCATGATTCACCCCCAAAGCCTAAGACTCATGAGTGTTCCATTTGTGGGTTGGAGTTTGCTATAGGGCAAGCCTTGGGAGGTCACATGAGGAGGCACAGAGCGGCGAATTTGAATGGAAACGTGCACAATTCTACGGCTACGAGTAGTAGTAGTGGGGGTAGCAGTTTTGATTCATCGCCAAAGAAGAAAGCTGACAACAAGAGAGTTTTGGTTTTGGATTTGAATCTGACACCCTTTGAGAATGATTTGGAGTTTTTGAAGATTGGAAAACCAACCACTTTTGTTGATTATTTGTATTGA
- the LOC100499631 gene encoding NBS-LRR disease-resistance protein scn3r1 isoform X2, with the protein MADTIVVFLIEKLTRLLAEEAKLLGSAHDKVTSLRNELRFMNLFLNNSQGKRKDHNMVAELVDQIRDIAHEAEDVIDNYISDMIKQRRRNMLEKFGRGVDHALMLRNLTVKIDRIKTTINDIFDNKVKYGIEAGRRDSEEEAERIRKQRRDVEEQEVVGFAHDSKVVIEKLMASGSRLKLVSIVGMGGLGKTTLARKIYNSNRVKNTFPCRAWGYASNDYRPREFFLSLLKCLLSTSKYNDLFKKREEASRSEEELKMKVRECLSRSGGKYLVVVDDVWQSQVWDEVKGAFPDDSNGSRILITTRHAEVASHAGPMPPYFLPFLTEEESWELLSKKVFRGEDCPSDLEPMGKLIAESCNGLPLAIIVMAGILANKKSLRDWSRIKDHVNWHLGRDTTLKDILKLSYDTLPARLKPCFLYFGMYPEDYKIPVKQLIQLWISEGLLTQETCGSSTNIPEPEYIAEEYLDELVDRSLIQVVSRTSDGGVKTCRIHDLLRDLCISESKEDKFFEVCGEVDFQIRDSCPRKLSLHGTLFHFSSSSAVSDYSITGTRSLLCFGQEVYKVKPNHWRWLLKSFRLARVLDLGRMNVNSIPNDLEKLIHLRYLRIHSYNIETIPASICRLWNLETLDLRGSPIKSFSGDLWQLKQLRHLLMFGPVGLPDMPSESKTMQNLQTLSTVALDPRTTSLLDSRRFPRLTKLGIHHERRDKCNARIQLQSLNRLSHLRKLKVIGTTEIPQNANVFPSNITKISLTKFGCFNSNAMHILGKLPSLQVLKLSSQTNDTRFDLHCATGGFLQLQVFEMIAIKVKNWRLDKGSMPRIRRLDVRSCKSLTELPKELWSLTSLREVQVLWPCTELVKRLQNLVVNNGCKLVVYPLSTNDELDFL; encoded by the exons ATGGCGGATACAATTGTGGTTTTCCTGATAGAAAAGTTGACGAGGTTGTTAGCAGAAGAAGCCAAACTACTTGGTAGCGCGCACGACAAAGTAACATCGTTGCGCAACGAGCTGAGGTTCATGAACCTCTTCCTCAACAACTCCCAAGGCAAGCGCAAAGATCACAACATGGTCGCGGAACTCGTTGACCAAATCAGAGACATCGCCCACGAAGCCGAAGACGTCATCGACAACTACATCAGCGACATGATCAAGCAGAGAAGGAGAAACATGCTGGAGAAGTTTGGCCGCGGCGTAGACCACGCGCTCATGCTTCGCAACTTGACCGTCAAAATAGACAGGATCAAGACCACCATCAACGATATCTTCGACAATAAGGTCAAGTACGGCATCGAAGCTGGAAGGAGAGACAGCGAGGAAGAAGCAGAGCGTATACGGAAGCAAAGAAGAGACGTGGAGGAACAAGAGGTTGTAGGATTTGCGCATGACTCCAAG GTTGTAATTGAGAAACTCATGGCATCGGGTTCGCGCCTTAAACTGGTTTCCATCGTCGGTATGGGTGGTTTGGGTAAGACCACCCTAGCCAGAAAAATATACAACAGCAACAGGGTCAAGAACACGTTTCCTTGTCGCGCATGGGGTTATGCCTCTAACGATTATCGACCCAGGGAATTCTTCTTAAGCCTTCTCAAGTGTTTGTTGTCCACGTCTAAGTACAACGATTTGTTCAAGAAAAGAGAGGAGGCAAGTAGAAGCGAGGAGGAGCTGAAGATGAAGGTGCGAGAATGCTTGAGCAGAAGCGGTGGCAAGTACTTGGTGGTGGTGGACGATGTGTGGCAAAGCCAAGTGTGGGATGAGGTTAAAGGTGCTTTCCCTGATGACAGCAATGGAAGCAGAATATTGATAACTACTCGTCATGCTGAGGTGGCTTCTCACGCAGGTCCAATGCCTCCCTACTTTCTCCCCTTCCTCACCGAAGAAGAAAGCTGGGAGCTTCTTTCCAAGAAGGTGTTTAGGGGCGAAGATTGTCCTTCTGATTTGGAGCCCATGGGAAAATTGATCGCTGAAAGCTGTAATGGGTTGCCACTTGCCATCATCGTCATGGCGGGGATTCTTGCAAACAAGAAGTCACTGAGGGATTGGTCTAGAATCAAGGATCATGTGAATTGGCATCTTGGCAGGGACACCACACTCAAGGATATACTGAAACTCAGCTATGACACCTTGCCAGCGAGGTTGAAGCCTTGCTTTCTGTATTTTGGGATGTACCCTGAAGACTACAAGATCCCCGTGAAGCAATTGATCCAGTTGTGGATATCTGAAGGGCTATTAACACAAGAAACTTGCGGAAGCAGCACCAACATACCGGAGCCGGAATACATTGCGGAAGAGTACTTGGATGAACTAGTGGACCGAAGCTTGATCCAAGTGGTGAGTAGGACCAGCGACGGGGGTGTCAAAACATGCCGGATTCATGATCTTCTCCGCGATCTTTGCATATCCGAGAGCAAGGAAGACAAGTTTTTCGAGGTTTGTGGAGAGGTTGATTTTCAAATCCGAGATAGTTGTCCCCGTAAGTTGTCTCTCCACGGCACTCTATTTCATTTCTCTTCTTCAAGTGCCGTTTCTGATTACTCCATCACTGGCACGCGTTCCTTGTTATGCTTCGGCCAAGAAGTGTACAAGGTCAAGCCAAACCACTGGAGATGGCTTCTCAAGAGTTTCAGGCTGGCTCGCGTGTTGGATTTAGGACGAATGAATGTTAACTCAATACCCAATGATTTGGAGAAGCTCATCCATTTAAGGTACTTGAGAATACACTCATACAACATTGAAACTATTCCAGCTTCTATATGTAGGTTGTGGAATCTTGAAACCTTGGACTTAAGGGGTTCTCCCATAAAATCATTTTCTGGTGACTTGTGGCAACTTAAGCAACTAAGGCATCTTCTGATGTTTGGACCTGTGGGGCTTCCAGACATGCCATCAGAGAGTAAAACTATGCAGAATCTTCAAACTCTCTCTACAGTGGCGCTTGATCCACGCACAACTTCATTGTTGGATAGTCGTAGATTCCCCAGGTTGACAAAATTGGGTATACACCATGAAAGACGTGATAAGTGCAATGCTCGTATACAGTTACAAAGCCTTAACCGCTTAAGCCATCTCCGCAAGCTAAAAGTGATTGGCACCACGGAGATTCCGCAAAATGCAAATGTGTTTCCCTCAAACATCACCAAAATATCCCTCACAAAGTTTGGTTGCTTCAACTCCAATGCCATGCATATACTAGGAAAGCTTCCCAGCCTCCAAGTTCTGAAACTGTCATCGCAGACAAATGATACTCGTTTTGACCTCCACTGTGCCACGGGAGGGTTCCTTCAGCTCCAAGTGTTTGAGATGATAGCAATCAAGGTAAAAAATTGGAGACTTGACAAAGGTTCAATGCCACGCATTCGACGTTTAGACGTTAGAAGCTGCAAATCCTTGACGGAGCTTCCAAAAGAACTATGGTCTTTGACTAGCTTGCGGGAAGTGCAGGTCTTGTGGCCATGTACTGAATTGGTAAAAAGGCTCCAAAATTTGGTGGTGAACAATGGGTGCAAGCTCGTGGTCTATCCTCTCTCAACAAATGATGAATTAGATTTTCTCTAA
- the LOC100499631 gene encoding NBS-LRR disease-resistance protein scn3r1 isoform X1 has protein sequence MADTIVVFLIEKLTRLLAEEAKLLGSAHDKVTSLRNELRFMNLFLNNSQGKRKDHNMVAELVDQIRDIAHEAEDVIDNYISDMIKQRRRNMLEKFGRGVDHALMLRNLTVKIDRIKTTINDIFDNKVKYGIEAGRRDSEEEAERIRKQRRDVEEQEVVGFAHDSKVVVIEKLMASGSRLKLVSIVGMGGLGKTTLARKIYNSNRVKNTFPCRAWGYASNDYRPREFFLSLLKCLLSTSKYNDLFKKREEASRSEEELKMKVRECLSRSGGKYLVVVDDVWQSQVWDEVKGAFPDDSNGSRILITTRHAEVASHAGPMPPYFLPFLTEEESWELLSKKVFRGEDCPSDLEPMGKLIAESCNGLPLAIIVMAGILANKKSLRDWSRIKDHVNWHLGRDTTLKDILKLSYDTLPARLKPCFLYFGMYPEDYKIPVKQLIQLWISEGLLTQETCGSSTNIPEPEYIAEEYLDELVDRSLIQVVSRTSDGGVKTCRIHDLLRDLCISESKEDKFFEVCGEVDFQIRDSCPRKLSLHGTLFHFSSSSAVSDYSITGTRSLLCFGQEVYKVKPNHWRWLLKSFRLARVLDLGRMNVNSIPNDLEKLIHLRYLRIHSYNIETIPASICRLWNLETLDLRGSPIKSFSGDLWQLKQLRHLLMFGPVGLPDMPSESKTMQNLQTLSTVALDPRTTSLLDSRRFPRLTKLGIHHERRDKCNARIQLQSLNRLSHLRKLKVIGTTEIPQNANVFPSNITKISLTKFGCFNSNAMHILGKLPSLQVLKLSSQTNDTRFDLHCATGGFLQLQVFEMIAIKVKNWRLDKGSMPRIRRLDVRSCKSLTELPKELWSLTSLREVQVLWPCTELVKRLQNLVVNNGCKLVVYPLSTNDELDFL, from the exons ATGGCGGATACAATTGTGGTTTTCCTGATAGAAAAGTTGACGAGGTTGTTAGCAGAAGAAGCCAAACTACTTGGTAGCGCGCACGACAAAGTAACATCGTTGCGCAACGAGCTGAGGTTCATGAACCTCTTCCTCAACAACTCCCAAGGCAAGCGCAAAGATCACAACATGGTCGCGGAACTCGTTGACCAAATCAGAGACATCGCCCACGAAGCCGAAGACGTCATCGACAACTACATCAGCGACATGATCAAGCAGAGAAGGAGAAACATGCTGGAGAAGTTTGGCCGCGGCGTAGACCACGCGCTCATGCTTCGCAACTTGACCGTCAAAATAGACAGGATCAAGACCACCATCAACGATATCTTCGACAATAAGGTCAAGTACGGCATCGAAGCTGGAAGGAGAGACAGCGAGGAAGAAGCAGAGCGTATACGGAAGCAAAGAAGAGACGTGGAGGAACAAGAGGTTGTAGGATTTGCGCATGACTCCAAGGTT GTTGTAATTGAGAAACTCATGGCATCGGGTTCGCGCCTTAAACTGGTTTCCATCGTCGGTATGGGTGGTTTGGGTAAGACCACCCTAGCCAGAAAAATATACAACAGCAACAGGGTCAAGAACACGTTTCCTTGTCGCGCATGGGGTTATGCCTCTAACGATTATCGACCCAGGGAATTCTTCTTAAGCCTTCTCAAGTGTTTGTTGTCCACGTCTAAGTACAACGATTTGTTCAAGAAAAGAGAGGAGGCAAGTAGAAGCGAGGAGGAGCTGAAGATGAAGGTGCGAGAATGCTTGAGCAGAAGCGGTGGCAAGTACTTGGTGGTGGTGGACGATGTGTGGCAAAGCCAAGTGTGGGATGAGGTTAAAGGTGCTTTCCCTGATGACAGCAATGGAAGCAGAATATTGATAACTACTCGTCATGCTGAGGTGGCTTCTCACGCAGGTCCAATGCCTCCCTACTTTCTCCCCTTCCTCACCGAAGAAGAAAGCTGGGAGCTTCTTTCCAAGAAGGTGTTTAGGGGCGAAGATTGTCCTTCTGATTTGGAGCCCATGGGAAAATTGATCGCTGAAAGCTGTAATGGGTTGCCACTTGCCATCATCGTCATGGCGGGGATTCTTGCAAACAAGAAGTCACTGAGGGATTGGTCTAGAATCAAGGATCATGTGAATTGGCATCTTGGCAGGGACACCACACTCAAGGATATACTGAAACTCAGCTATGACACCTTGCCAGCGAGGTTGAAGCCTTGCTTTCTGTATTTTGGGATGTACCCTGAAGACTACAAGATCCCCGTGAAGCAATTGATCCAGTTGTGGATATCTGAAGGGCTATTAACACAAGAAACTTGCGGAAGCAGCACCAACATACCGGAGCCGGAATACATTGCGGAAGAGTACTTGGATGAACTAGTGGACCGAAGCTTGATCCAAGTGGTGAGTAGGACCAGCGACGGGGGTGTCAAAACATGCCGGATTCATGATCTTCTCCGCGATCTTTGCATATCCGAGAGCAAGGAAGACAAGTTTTTCGAGGTTTGTGGAGAGGTTGATTTTCAAATCCGAGATAGTTGTCCCCGTAAGTTGTCTCTCCACGGCACTCTATTTCATTTCTCTTCTTCAAGTGCCGTTTCTGATTACTCCATCACTGGCACGCGTTCCTTGTTATGCTTCGGCCAAGAAGTGTACAAGGTCAAGCCAAACCACTGGAGATGGCTTCTCAAGAGTTTCAGGCTGGCTCGCGTGTTGGATTTAGGACGAATGAATGTTAACTCAATACCCAATGATTTGGAGAAGCTCATCCATTTAAGGTACTTGAGAATACACTCATACAACATTGAAACTATTCCAGCTTCTATATGTAGGTTGTGGAATCTTGAAACCTTGGACTTAAGGGGTTCTCCCATAAAATCATTTTCTGGTGACTTGTGGCAACTTAAGCAACTAAGGCATCTTCTGATGTTTGGACCTGTGGGGCTTCCAGACATGCCATCAGAGAGTAAAACTATGCAGAATCTTCAAACTCTCTCTACAGTGGCGCTTGATCCACGCACAACTTCATTGTTGGATAGTCGTAGATTCCCCAGGTTGACAAAATTGGGTATACACCATGAAAGACGTGATAAGTGCAATGCTCGTATACAGTTACAAAGCCTTAACCGCTTAAGCCATCTCCGCAAGCTAAAAGTGATTGGCACCACGGAGATTCCGCAAAATGCAAATGTGTTTCCCTCAAACATCACCAAAATATCCCTCACAAAGTTTGGTTGCTTCAACTCCAATGCCATGCATATACTAGGAAAGCTTCCCAGCCTCCAAGTTCTGAAACTGTCATCGCAGACAAATGATACTCGTTTTGACCTCCACTGTGCCACGGGAGGGTTCCTTCAGCTCCAAGTGTTTGAGATGATAGCAATCAAGGTAAAAAATTGGAGACTTGACAAAGGTTCAATGCCACGCATTCGACGTTTAGACGTTAGAAGCTGCAAATCCTTGACGGAGCTTCCAAAAGAACTATGGTCTTTGACTAGCTTGCGGGAAGTGCAGGTCTTGTGGCCATGTACTGAATTGGTAAAAAGGCTCCAAAATTTGGTGGTGAACAATGGGTGCAAGCTCGTGGTCTATCCTCTCTCAACAAATGATGAATTAGATTTTCTCTAA
- the LOC100499631 gene encoding NBS-LRR disease-resistance protein scn3r1, with amino-acid sequence MADTIVVFLIEKLTRLLAEEAKLLGSAHDKVTSLRNELRFMNLFLNNSQGKRKDHNMVAELVDQIRDIAHEAEDVIDNYISDMIKQRRRNMLEKFGRGVDHALMLRNLTVKIDRIKTTINDIFDNKVKYGIEAGRRDSEEEAERIRKQRRDVEEQEVVGFAHDSKVVVIEKLMASGSRLKLVSIVGMGGLGPMPPYFLPFLTEEESWELLSKKVFRGEDCPSDLEPMGKLIAESCNGLPLAIIVMAGILANKKSLRDWSRIKDHVNWHLGRDTTLKDILKLSYDTLPARLKPCFLYFGMYPEDYKIPVKQLIQLWISEGLLTQETCGSSTNIPEPEYIAEEYLDELVDRSLIQVVSRTSDGGVKTCRIHDLLRDLCISESKEDKFFEVCGEVDFQIRDSCPRKLSLHGTLFHFSSSSAVSDYSITGTRSLLCFGQEVYKVKPNHWRWLLKSFRLARVLDLGRMNVNSIPNDLEKLIHLRYLRIHSYNIETIPASICRLWNLETLDLRGSPIKSFSGDLWQLKQLRHLLMFGPVGLPDMPSESKTMQNLQTLSTVALDPRTTSLLDSRRFPRLTKLGIHHERRDKCNARIQLQSLNRLSHLRKLKVIGTTEIPQNANVFPSNITKISLTKFGCFNSNAMHILGKLPSLQVLKLSSQTNDTRFDLHCATGGFLQLQVFEMIAIKVKNWRLDKGSMPRIRRLDVRSCKSLTELPKELWSLTSLREVQVLWPCTELVKRLQNLVVNNGCKLVVYPLSTNDELDFL; translated from the exons ATGGCGGATACAATTGTGGTTTTCCTGATAGAAAAGTTGACGAGGTTGTTAGCAGAAGAAGCCAAACTACTTGGTAGCGCGCACGACAAAGTAACATCGTTGCGCAACGAGCTGAGGTTCATGAACCTCTTCCTCAACAACTCCCAAGGCAAGCGCAAAGATCACAACATGGTCGCGGAACTCGTTGACCAAATCAGAGACATCGCCCACGAAGCCGAAGACGTCATCGACAACTACATCAGCGACATGATCAAGCAGAGAAGGAGAAACATGCTGGAGAAGTTTGGCCGCGGCGTAGACCACGCGCTCATGCTTCGCAACTTGACCGTCAAAATAGACAGGATCAAGACCACCATCAACGATATCTTCGACAATAAGGTCAAGTACGGCATCGAAGCTGGAAGGAGAGACAGCGAGGAAGAAGCAGAGCGTATACGGAAGCAAAGAAGAGACGTGGAGGAACAAGAGGTTGTAGGATTTGCGCATGACTCCAAGGTT GTTGTAATTGAGAAACTCATGGCATCGGGTTCGCGCCTTAAACTGGTTTCCATCGTCGGTATGGGTGGTTTGG GTCCAATGCCTCCCTACTTTCTCCCCTTCCTCACCGAAGAAGAAAGCTGGGAGCTTCTTTCCAAGAAGGTGTTTAGGGGCGAAGATTGTCCTTCTGATTTGGAGCCCATGGGAAAATTGATCGCTGAAAGCTGTAATGGGTTGCCACTTGCCATCATCGTCATGGCGGGGATTCTTGCAAACAAGAAGTCACTGAGGGATTGGTCTAGAATCAAGGATCATGTGAATTGGCATCTTGGCAGGGACACCACACTCAAGGATATACTGAAACTCAGCTATGACACCTTGCCAGCGAGGTTGAAGCCTTGCTTTCTGTATTTTGGGATGTACCCTGAAGACTACAAGATCCCCGTGAAGCAATTGATCCAGTTGTGGATATCTGAAGGGCTATTAACACAAGAAACTTGCGGAAGCAGCACCAACATACCGGAGCCGGAATACATTGCGGAAGAGTACTTGGATGAACTAGTGGACCGAAGCTTGATCCAAGTGGTGAGTAGGACCAGCGACGGGGGTGTCAAAACATGCCGGATTCATGATCTTCTCCGCGATCTTTGCATATCCGAGAGCAAGGAAGACAAGTTTTTCGAGGTTTGTGGAGAGGTTGATTTTCAAATCCGAGATAGTTGTCCCCGTAAGTTGTCTCTCCACGGCACTCTATTTCATTTCTCTTCTTCAAGTGCCGTTTCTGATTACTCCATCACTGGCACGCGTTCCTTGTTATGCTTCGGCCAAGAAGTGTACAAGGTCAAGCCAAACCACTGGAGATGGCTTCTCAAGAGTTTCAGGCTGGCTCGCGTGTTGGATTTAGGACGAATGAATGTTAACTCAATACCCAATGATTTGGAGAAGCTCATCCATTTAAGGTACTTGAGAATACACTCATACAACATTGAAACTATTCCAGCTTCTATATGTAGGTTGTGGAATCTTGAAACCTTGGACTTAAGGGGTTCTCCCATAAAATCATTTTCTGGTGACTTGTGGCAACTTAAGCAACTAAGGCATCTTCTGATGTTTGGACCTGTGGGGCTTCCAGACATGCCATCAGAGAGTAAAACTATGCAGAATCTTCAAACTCTCTCTACAGTGGCGCTTGATCCACGCACAACTTCATTGTTGGATAGTCGTAGATTCCCCAGGTTGACAAAATTGGGTATACACCATGAAAGACGTGATAAGTGCAATGCTCGTATACAGTTACAAAGCCTTAACCGCTTAAGCCATCTCCGCAAGCTAAAAGTGATTGGCACCACGGAGATTCCGCAAAATGCAAATGTGTTTCCCTCAAACATCACCAAAATATCCCTCACAAAGTTTGGTTGCTTCAACTCCAATGCCATGCATATACTAGGAAAGCTTCCCAGCCTCCAAGTTCTGAAACTGTCATCGCAGACAAATGATACTCGTTTTGACCTCCACTGTGCCACGGGAGGGTTCCTTCAGCTCCAAGTGTTTGAGATGATAGCAATCAAGGTAAAAAATTGGAGACTTGACAAAGGTTCAATGCCACGCATTCGACGTTTAGACGTTAGAAGCTGCAAATCCTTGACGGAGCTTCCAAAAGAACTATGGTCTTTGACTAGCTTGCGGGAAGTGCAGGTCTTGTGGCCATGTACTGAATTGGTAAAAAGGCTCCAAAATTTGGTGGTGAACAATGGGTGCAAGCTCGTGGTCTATCCTCTCTCAACAAATGATGAATTAGATTTTCTCTAA